In one Melospiza melodia melodia isolate bMelMel2 chromosome 5, bMelMel2.pri, whole genome shotgun sequence genomic region, the following are encoded:
- the RPL34 gene encoding large ribosomal subunit protein eL34 — translation MVQRLTYRRRLSYNTASNKTRLSRTPGNRIVYLYTKKVGKAPKSACGICPGRLRGVRAVRPKVLMRLSKTKKHVSRAYGGSMCAKCVRDRIKRAFLIEEQKIVVKVLKAQAQSQKSK, via the exons ATGGTGCAGCGCCTGACATACCGCCGTAGGTTGTCCTACAACACAGCTTCCAACAAGACCAGACT GTCCCGAACACCCGGGAACAGGATTGTTTACCTTTACACCAAGAAAGTGGGAAAGGCCCCCAAGTCAGCATGTGGGATTTGCCCAGGACGACTTCGTGGT GTCCGTGCTGTGCGCCCCAAAGTCCTGATGAGGCTGTCAAAAACAAAGAAGCACGTGAGCAGAGCCTACGGTGGCTCCATGTGCGCCAAGTGTGTCCGTGACAG gaTCAAACGAGCTTTTCTTATTGAGGAGCAGAAGATCGTTGTGAAAGTGTTGAAGGCACAAGCACAGAGCCAGAAGTCAAAGTGA
- the OSTC gene encoding oligosaccharyltransferase complex subunit OSTC, whose amino-acid sequence METLYRLPFAVLECPNIKLKRPSWVHMPSAMTVYALVVVSYFLITGGIIYDVIVEPPSVGSMTDEHGHQRPVAFLAYRVNGQYIMEGLASSFLFTMGGLGFIILDRSNAPNIPKLNRFLLLFIGFVSVLLSFFMARVFMRMKLPGYLMG is encoded by the exons ATGGAGACGCTGTACCGCCTGCCCTTCGCCGTGCTCGAATGCCCCAACATCAAGCTGAAGCGGCCGAGCTGGGTGCACATGCCCTCGGCCATGACCGTGTACGCGCTGGTGGTCGTGTCCTACTTCCTCATCACCGGAG GAATCATCTATGACGTGATCGTGGAACCTCCCAGCGTGGGCTCCATGACAGACGAACACGGGCATCAGAGGCCAGTGGCTTTCTTGGCATACAG agTAAATGGGCAGTACATTATGGAAGGCCTTGCATCCAGCTTCCTCTTCACAATGGGTGGCCTAGGATTCATAATTCTGGATCGATCCAATGCACCAAACATCCCCAAGTTGAATAGGTTTCTTTTGCTCTTTATTGGATTTGTGAGTGTGCTTTTGAGCTTCTTCATGGCCAGAGTTTTCATGAGGATGAAATTACC GGGCTACTTGATGGGTTAG